A region of Panicum virgatum strain AP13 chromosome 8N, P.virgatum_v5, whole genome shotgun sequence DNA encodes the following proteins:
- the LOC120685418 gene encoding heavy metal-associated isoprenylated plant protein 33-like: MSKEDTLKVQICVLKVNIHCDGCEKKVKKILHKIDGVYQSSIDAEQGKVTVSGLMDPDTVIRKLNRAGKPAQLWGGKPGVVSPLQKLQLGGGGKGQHQKDAGGKGQHQKDAGGKGQPKGGAGAGHGGGGGGAGAKDARMAMPQPTPQQLQQLQQLQQQMQMKGLKLPPQLMGMGGKMPFPAAAPPAKDPNPKSVRFDVPEDDEFGDDGSEFDDEFDDFDDEDFEDDGLDDIYDDPKMMMKPMAMPPAAGGGDRKGGNGGGTKGGGGNEIPVQIKGNANNGGKKDSGAKQNQGGGGKNGGGAQPPQNGKGGAPGGGSQPGQAKKGGGPMMAGMPPQQQPGMMMRPLNMMGGAGFPGMGQMGGGPMGGLPMGHPHMGGSGMQQGGAVHGMPAGAMMPGAGFYPSGGMPSGQEMMPAAGNPMAQQQYLSMMQQQQQQQQQALMMNGHGHHGHGGAGYPPTGYGYGYGRPAVPYPPPAYYPTPHPHDNMFSDENPTNSCSVM; encoded by the exons ATGAGCAAGGAGGACACGCTCAAGGTTCAG ATCTGCGTGTTAAAAGTGAACATCCACTGTGATGGGTGCGAGAAGAAGGTCAAGAAGATCCTCCACAAGATTGATG GTGTGTACCAGAGCAGCATAGATGCAGAGCAGGGGAAGGTGACGGTGTCTGGCCTGATGGATCCGGACACCGTCATCAGGAAGCTGAACAGGGCCGGCAAGCCCGCTCAGCTTTGGGGCGGCAAGCCTGGCGTGGTAAGCCCGCTTCAGAAGCTGCAGCTTGGCGGTGGTGGCAAGGGTCAGCACCAGAAGGACGCCGGCGGCAAGGGCCAGCACCAGAAGGACGCCGGCGGCAAGGGCCAGCCCAAGGGTGGAGCGGGTGCTGGacacggcgggggcggcggcggcgctggcgcgaaAGATGCAAGGATGGCGATGCCGCAGCCGACTCCGCAGCAGCTTCAGCAACTGCAGCAACTGCAACAGCAGATGCAGATGAAGGGACTGAAGCTTCCTCCCCAGCTCATGGGCATGGGCGGCAAGATGCCAttcccggcggccgcgccgccggcgaaggacccCAACCCCAAGTCTGTCAGGTTTGACGTTCCCGAGGATGACGAGTTCGGGGACGACGGCAGTGAGTTCGATGATGAGTTCGACGACTTCGACGACGAGGATTTCGAGGACGACGGCCTCGACGACATTTACGACGACCCCAAGATGATGATGAAGCCTATGGccatgccgccggccgccggcgggggcgacaGGAAGggtggcaacggcggcggcacgaaaggcggcggcggcaacgagaTCCCGGTGCAGATCAAGGGGAACGCCAACAACGGCGGCAAGAAGGACTCTGGCGCGAAGCAgaaccagggcggcggcggcaagaacGGTGGTGGTGCGCAGCCGCCGCAGAACGGCAAGGGTGGCGCCCCAGGCGGTGGGAGCCAGCCTGGCCAGGCCAAGAAGGGCGGCGGCCCGATGATGGCCGGcatgccgccgcagcagcagccgggcATGATGATGAGGCCGCTGAACATGATGGGCGGCGCCGGTTTCCCCGGTATGGGCCAGATGGGCGGCGGGCCCATGGGCGGCTTGCCGATGGGCCACCCCCACATGGGTGGCAGTGGCATGCAGCAGGGAGGTGCGGTCCACGGCATGCCGGCCGGCGCCATGATGCCTGGTGCTGGGTTCTACCCGAGCGGCGGCATGCCGTCGGGGCAGGAGATGATGCCGGCGGCCGGGAACCCCATGGCGCAGCAGCAGTACCTGTCCatgatgcagcagcagcagcagcagcagcagcaggcgctgATGATGAATGGCCACGGCCACCATGGTCACGGCGGCGCCGGGTACCCGCCGACGGGGTACGGGTACGGGtacggccggccggcggtgccCTACCCGCCGCCGGCGTACTACCCTACGCCGCACCCGCATGACAACATGTTCAGCGACGAGAACCCCACCAACAGCTGCTCGGTGATGTGA